A single window of Nicotiana sylvestris chromosome 3, ASM39365v2, whole genome shotgun sequence DNA harbors:
- the LOC104229368 gene encoding lysine-specific demethylase JMJ25-like — translation MFTQEEQMQGNWDGQQQIVVPFAENVVVATAAAGVVIGSKKRGRPPKGFKEKGGSKGSSKNKRENVDENVGITVSGMRDVSGQGVVMNEKKKRIGRPKGSKNKKRKVGENGEELPSAVDLVNGCGDILIKKKNVGGKPKGSKNKNRNFERNKEGIVKKAHQGRPKGSKNKKKNVTSDEMEIVLPIGDTCLEKSNAEIIVANEMSKTDIVAAGDVGISVNQVAGHNEIVKKKAGRPKGSKNKKKDGRPKGSENKKKVGRPKGSKNKKKVLIGLLTVGHWNGGGGKEHIVKQGQRRGSKSKKEITLGYLSNANATTGDEVDVMRQDARKKRITMAGQSGVILNEEEGMIVKKNDGRGRPKKGSNTKNKLILGRSRDINTNNGCGYMDAVSQEDNEKNFFLAVGNGDRIFKKKRRGRPKSSKNKKRSTGGNFIDANLNNGGQDVATTRIDVVEKGILLTEENRGDLNEFAFGSAVRVVRRKGVLGRPKGSKNKKKTITSNSSDVYSGNGVGAMNIWKEHEDKTASLATDRMEILSEVTIAKKDSCSLPHGLHNENKIGESEKANTVNFIPCENGVSERKGSRGRPKGLKNKKKVVFDAVEIQGMTGEIAVDTNGVNLSIKRKNRPGRPKGSTNKKSKNKSEENNKTAVALIMHDNRGGSQAEQKVKFCGLLPVATKNGGISGEPTLLDAEGGRVIKRRVGRGRPKGSKNKKKLGAFDMGLPCQVSCQNAISRMVKRRGRPKGLNDKKKIAIVPACMGEQELSTYAEINGLTQPGVLDTISWKDQQNFNCHQCKHYKAAVVFCSRCKRKRYCNDCIAKWYPERTKDEVEYACPFCCRNCNCGACLQTDVFLKDCCKQTDEKIRLEGSLYLLFNILPLLRHIQREQRSELDVEANIRGVRLTEEDVTKSLIDDDDRVYCDNCNTSIVNFHRSCPNPDCSFEICINCCRELRDGAPRGATEASSSLSKSVEASHTAALKGNVPSDDWRSPEALLANGCPNHMFSDVAEWRAKSDGSIPCPPKEHGGCGSSLMALRRIFEANWVDQLIQSAEALTCNYHLPDMDLSHGCSICLATTSVQNSDNHCQVRQASFRNNSHDNSLYCPNAVHIGGNDFEHFQMHWRAGEPVIVRNAQAKASGLSWEPMVMWRAFRNARKKLNEETFSVKSIDCLDWCQVEINIHQFFKGYLEGRWHRSGWPEILKLKDWPPTNSFEECLPRHGADFFSMLPFSEYTHPRRGLLNLATKLPDTALKPDLGPKTYIAYGYPEELRRGDSVTKLHCDISDAVNILTHTTEVNVAHGQREIIEKLRKQHEVEDSKELCSGIAEALDSQQRFDKTETIDSKSQGSIDDNKSCLLETMDKGKDFDKEKDIISNMKYTDISGRTSLSDEINPSTNSLAIVEASVALEIKQDCAEVECGGAVWDIFRRQDVPKLTEYLQKHWREFRHINNAPVTSVIHPIHDQTFYLNEKHKKQLKEEFNVEPWTFEQYLGEAVFIPAGCPHQVRNRQSCIKVAVDFVSPENVQECIRLTEEFRLLPKTHRSKQDILEVKKLGLYAASVAINEATNLMSNFNAPQSCDELQQQEQAAETGSSIAEGLGGSPSAIVTKS, via the exons ATGTTCACGCAAGAAGAGCAGATGCAGGGGAATTGGGATGGCCAGCAGCAAATTGTGGTACCATTTGCAGAAAATGTAGtagttgctactgctgctgctggtGTTGTTATAGGTTCTAAAAAAAGAGGAAGACCACCAAAGGGTTTTAAAGAAAAAGGAGGATCAAAGGGTTCTTCTAAAAATAAGAGGGAAAATGTTGACGAAAATGTGGGAATTACAGTTAGTGGCATGAGGGATGTAAGTGGACAAGGGGTAGttatgaatgagaagaagaaACGAATCGGCAGACCAAAGGGTTCTAAgaataagaagagaaaggttGGAGAAAATGGGGAAGAATTGCCAAGTGCAGTTGACTTAGTTAATGGCTGTGGGGACATTCTTATCAAGAAGAAGAATGTAGGGGGAAAGCCCAAGGGTTCtaagaacaaaaatagaaattttgaacgAAACAAAGAAGGGATTGTCAAAAAGGCACATCAAGGAAGGCCAAAGGGTTcaaagaataagaagaaaaatgtTACCAGTGATGAAATGGAAATAGTGCTACCAATAGGTGATACTTGTCTTGAAAAGAGTAATGCTGAGATTATTGTTGCAAATGAAATGTCTAAAACTGACATTGTTGCAGCTGGTGATGTTGGGATAAGTGTAAACCAAGTTGCTGGACACAATGAGATAGTCAAGAAGAAAGCTGGTCGGCCCAAGGGTTctaagaataagaagaaagatGGTCGGCCCAAGGGTTCCGAGAATAAGAAGAAAGTTGGTCGGCCCAAGGGTTCAAAGAACAAGAAGAAAGTCTTGATTGGTCTTCTGACTGTTGGCCATTGGAATGGAGGTGGAGGCAAAGAACATATAGTCAAGCAAGGCCAGCGTAGGGGTTCAAAGTCTAAGAAGGAAATCACATTAGGCTATTTGAGTAATGCTAATGCTACTACTGGAGATGAAGTAGATGTTATGCGCCAGGATGCGAGGAAGAAAAGAATCACTATGGCTGGTCAAAGTGGAGTAATTCTGAATGAGGAAGAAGGGATGATAGTCAAGAAGAACGATGGGCGCGGCAGACCCAAAAAGGGTTCAAACACCAAAAACAAACTTATACTAGGCCGTTCAAGGGATATTAATACTAATAATGGATGTGGATACATGGATGCAGTCAGTCAGGAAGATaatgaaaagaatttttttttagctGTGGGTAATGGAGACAGGATATTCAAGAAGAAGAGGCGTGGTCGGCCCAAGAGCTcaaaaaataagaagagaagtaCTGGTGGTAATTTCATTGATGCTAATCTTAATAATGGAGGACAAGATGTGGCTACTACGAGGATAGATGTGGTTGAAAAGGGAATTCTTTTAACTGAAGAAAATAGGGGAGACCTGAATGAATTTGCTTTTGGTTCTGCAGTTAGAGTAGTCAGGAGGAAGGGTGTCCTTGGACGGCCAAAGGGTtcaaagaataaaaagaaaactaTTACAAGCAACTCCAGCGATGTTTATTCTGGTAATGGAGTTGGAGCAATGAATATCTGGAAGGAACACGAGGATAAAACGGCGAGCCTGGCAACTGACCGCATGGAGATTCTGAGTGAAGTTACTATAGCTAAGAAGGATAGCTGCAGCCTGCCCCATGGCTTACATAACGAGAATAAGATTGGTGAATCTGAAAAAGCTAATACTGTTAACTTCATTCCTTGTGAAAATGGGGTTTCTGAGCGGAAGGGTAGCCGAGGGAGGCCAAAGGGcttgaaaaacaaaaagaaagtagTATTTGATGCTGTAGAAATTCAGGGAATGACAGGTGAAATTGCTGTTGATACTAATGGGGTAAATTTGAGCATCAAGCGAAAGAATAGACCTGGACGACCCAAAGGTTCAACAAATAAGAAGTCAAAAAATAAGAGTGAAGAAAATAATAAAACTGCAGTAGCACTTATAATGCATGATAACAGAGGAGGTAGTCAAGCTGAGCAGAAAGTGAAATTTTGTGGCCTGCTTCCTGTTGCCACCAAAAATGGGGGAATATCGGGTGAACCTACTTTGTTGGATGCTGAGGGAGGCAGGGTCATTAAGAGGAGAGTTGGCAGAGGGAGACCAAAAGGTTCAAAGAACAAGAAAAAGTTAGGAGCTTTCGATATGGGATTGCCTTGTCAAGTTAGTTGTCAGAATGCTATTAGTAGGATGGTTAAGCGCAGAGGGAGGCCAAAGGGATTAAATGATAAGAAGAAAATTGCTATTGTCCCTGCATGCATGGGAGAGCAGGAACTTAGCACATATGCAGAAATAAATGGACTGACACAGCCAGGAGTATTG GACACTATCAGTTGGAAGGATCAGCAGAATTTTAACTGTCATCAATGCAAACATTATAAAGCTGCTGTTGTCTTCTGTTCAAGATGCAAAAGAAAACGCTATTGCAATGATTGTATTGCGAAGTG GTATCCAGAGAGAACAAAAGATGAAGTAGAGTATGCATGCCCTTTCTGTTGCAGGAATTGCAATTGCGGAGCTTGTCTCCAAACAGATGTCTTTTTAAAG GACTGCTGCAAACAAACTGATGAAAAGATAAGACTGGAGGGTTCACTTTATTTGCTTTTCAACATTCTGCCCCTCCTCAGGCATATTCAAAGGGAGCAAAGATCTGAGCTAGATGTTGAAGCAAACATCCGTG GTGTTCGGCTGACAGAAGAAGACGTTACCAAATCACTCATTGATGATGATGATCGAGTATATTG TGATAATTGCAACACATCCATTGTCAATTTCCATAGAAGCTGCCCAAATCCTGATTGCTCTTTTGAAATCTGTATCAATTGTTGTCGGGAACTCAGAGATGGTGCCCCACGTGGAGCTACTGAAGCCAGCTCATCTCTCAGCAAGTCTGTGGAAGCTAGTCATACTGCAGCTTTGAAGGGAAACGTTCCTTCAGATGATTGGAGAAGTCCAGAGGCCCTCCTTGCTAATGGTTGTCCAAATCACATGTTCTCTGATGTTGCTGAATGGAGAGCCAAATCTGATGGCAGTATACCTTGTCCTCCTAAAGAGCATGGTGGTTGTGGCTCTTCATTAATGGCTCTAAGGCGTATCTTTGAAGCAAATTGGGTTGACCAACTAATTCAAAGTGCTGAGGCCCTAACATGCAACTACCACCTTCCAGATATGGATTTATCACATGGGTGTTCAATTTGTCTTGCTACCACTTCTGTCCAAAACAGTGATAACCACTGTCAAGTAAGACAAGCATCTTTTAGGAATAACAGCCACGATAATTCTCTGTACTGTCCTAATGCTGTTCATATTGGTGGTAATGACTTTGAGCATTTTCAAATGCATTGGAGGGCTGGTGAACCTGTAATAGTTAGAAATGCACAAGCTAAGGCCTCTGGTCTTAGCTGGGAGCCAATGGTAATGTGGAGGGCCTTCAGAAACGCAAGGAAAAAGCTGAACGAGGAGACTTTCTCTGTCAAGTCCATTGATTGCTTGGATTGGTGTCAG GTTGAGATAAATATTCATCAGTTCTTCAAGGGCTACTTAGAGGGTCGTTGGCATCGCAGTGGGTGGCCAGAAATATTAAAACTGAAGGATTGGCCTCCAACAAATTCTTTTGAAGAATGTTTGCCGAGGCATGGAGCTGACTTTTTTTCTATGCTTCCCTTCAGCGAATACACTCATCCTAGACGCGGTCTTCTAAATTTGGCCACTAAGCTTCCAGATACTGCCTTGAAGCCAGACTTGGGGCCTAAAACTTATATTGCTTATGGATATCCAGAAGAGCTTCGGAGAGGTGATTCTGTCAcaaaattgcactgtgatatctCTGATGCG GTCAACATATTGACTCATACAACCGAAGTAAATGTCGCTCACGGGCAACGTGAAATCATTGAGAAACTAAGGAAGCAACATGAGGTTGAAGATTCAAAGGAACTTTGTTCAGGCATAGCAGAGGCACTAGACTCTCAACAAAGATTTGACAAAACTGAAACAATTGATTCTAAATCACAGGGAAGCATCGACGATAACAAAAGTTGCTTGTTAGAAACTATGGACAAGGGGAAAGATTTTGATAAAGAAAAAGACATAATTTCCAATATGAAGTACACTGATATTTCTGGCAGAACTTCTCTATCCGATGAGATAAACCCAAGTACCAATAGTTTGGCAATAGTAGAAGCAAGTGTGGCTCTCGAAATCAAGCAAGATTGTGCAGAAGTTGAATGTGGCGGTGCGGTATGGGATATCTTTCGCAGACAAGATGTGCCCAAGTTAACAGAATACTTGCAGAAGCATTGGAGAGAATTTCGCCATATTAACAATGCTCCAGTGACTTCA GTTATTCACCCTATCCATGACCAGACATTCTATTTGAATGAGAAGCACAAAAAACAGCTGAAGGAGGAGTTCA ATGTTGAGCCATGGACGTTTGAGCAGTACCTTGGTGAAGCTGTTTTTATTCCTGCAGGATGCCCACATCAAGTGAGAAATAGACAG TCATGTATCAAGGTTGCTGTTGACTTTGTATCCCCTGAAAATGTTCAAGAATGTATTCGCTTGACAGAGGAGTTTCGCTTGCTCCCCAAAACCCACCGATCTAAGCAAGATATATTGGAG GTGAAGAAGTTGGGGCTTTATGCTGCCAGTGTTGCTATTAATGAAGCCACAAATCTGATGTCGAACTTTAA TGCTCCTCAATCTTGTGATGAATTGCAACAGCAAGAACAAGCTGCCGAAACTGGGAGCTCCATTGCAGAAGGCCTAGGTGGGAGTCCATCAGCTATAGTAACCAAGAGTTGA